TTTACCGAGTACCACGGATACCAAGATCCCTTTTACAAAAATTTCGCAAAGGGCTTATCGTCGGAACAGCATGTGATAAAGGTGAAGTTTTTGAAACAATGATGCAAAAATCTACGGAGGAAGCAGAAGAGGTAGCTGAGTTTTATGATTATATTGAAGTTCAGCCGCCGGCCAATTATGCACATCTCGTGGAAAAAGACCTTGTGCAAAACGAGTCGCAAATTATTGACATTATTAAAAAGCTTGTTGATCTTGGAAAGAGAATGGACAAACCTGTCGTTGCTACAGGAAATGTACATTATAGGGATGACCATGATAAATTATACCGGCAAATATTGATTGCATCACAGGCTGGTAATCCTTTGAACAGACAAACATTACCTGATACACCGTTTCGTACGACAAATGATATGTTAGATTGCTTTAAATTTCTAGGGGAGGAAGTAGCACGCGAAATTGTTATAACGAATACTAATGCACTTGCAGATGAACTAGAGGATATCTCACCTGTGAAAGATGGTTTATATACACCAACAATCGAAGGTGCAGAACAGGAAATGCGTGATTTATGTTATACACGAGCCAAGAAAATTTATGGGGACCCTGTGCCACAAATCGTAATCGATCGTCTTGAAAAAGAACTGGAAAGTATTATAGGTAACGGATTTGCTGTTATTTATCTAATTTCTCACAAGCTTGTTAAAAAGTCATTAGATGATGGTTATCTTGTAGGGTCAAGGGGTTCTGTAGGTTCTTCCTTTGTTGCAACGATGACAGAAATTACAGAAGTAAATCCTCTGCCACCGCATTATGTATGCGGGGGCTGCCATTACCATGAATTTATTACAGATGGCTCTGTTGCGAGTGGTTTTGATTTGCCAGATAAAAACTGCCCGCAATGTGATGCAGCTCTGAAAAAAGATGGACAGGACATCCCATTTGAAACATTCCTTGGATTTAAGGGAGATAAAGTTCCGGATATCGACTTAAACTTCTCTGGTGCATATCAACCTCGTGCGCATAACTATACGAAGGAATTATTCGGAGTGGATTACGTGTATCGCGCCGGAACGATTGGTACAATTGCTGAAAAAACTGCCTATGGTTACGTAAAAGGCTATGCTTCTGATAAACAATTAGTTTATAAAAATGCAGAGGTGGACCGTCTTGTCCAAGGGTGCACTGGTGTAAAACGGACTACAGGACAACACCCGGGTGGTATTATTGTTGTACCTGAAGACAAAGAAATTTTTGATTTTACACCAATACAGTTCCCAGCAGATGATCGTAACAGTGAATGGCGAACAACACACTTTGATTTCCATTCCATTCATGATAATTTGTTAAAACTAGATATTCTCGGACACGATGATCCAACAGTTATCCGTATGCTTCAGGATTTAAGTGGCATTGATCCAATGACGATTCCGACAGATGATGATGAAGTAATGAAAATATTCTCAGGAACAGAGACACTCGGAGTTACACCAGAGCAGATTAATTGTAAGACCGGTACACTTGGAGTTCCGGAATTTGGGACCAAGTTTGTAAGGCAAATGCTAGAGGACACAAAGCCGAGTACATTTGCGGAGCTGCTAATTATTTCAGGTCTATCGCATGGCACGGATGTATGGTTAGGCAATGCTCAGGACTTGATAAATGATGGCATATGTGAGTTGCCAGATGTTATTGGGTGTCGAGATGATATTATGGTTTATTTAATGCACAAAGGTTTGGAACCTTCCCTTGCTTTTAATATTATGGAGTTCGTACGTAAAGGAAAAGGGCTGAAAGACGAATGGATTACAGAAATGAAGAAGCATGGTGTTCCGGACTGGTATATTGAATCTTGTAAGAAGATTAAATATATGTTCCCGAAAGCCCATGCAGCTGCATATGTATTGATGGCAGTTCGCATAGCATATTTTAAAGTGCATCACCCTATTCTGTTCTATGCTGCTTATTTTACGGTACGTGCAGATGATTTTGAATTAGATACAATGATTAAAGGCTCTCAGGCAATTCGGGATCGGATAGATACTATCGTTGCTAAAGGCAATGATGCTGCACCTAAGGAAAAAAGTTTGCTTACAGTATTGGAAATATCACTTGAAATGTGTGAGCGTGGTTTTTCATTCCAAAAAGTAGGTCTATACAAGTCAAGCGCAACAGACTTTATTGTAGATGGCAACTCGCTGCTTCCTCCATTTAATGCTGTAGATGGATTAGGAACAAATGCAGCATTGAATATAGTAAAAGCACGTGAAGAGGGAGAATTTTTATCAAAAGAAGATTTAAGAGAAAGAAGTAAAATCTCTAAAACTGTATTAGAATATCTTGATAATCACGGATGCCTTGAAGGAATGGAAGAAAAAAACCAGCTTTCGTTGTTTTAGCAGTCTAGCCTGCGCTGTTATTCTTGCACAAGCTAACACTTTATGCTATACTATTTTTTGGAAAGTAAGGATACGAACGGTCTAAAGAGTGGGTGCACACCCACTCTTTCTTCATATCTGATTATCCACCCGTACAATTCCCCTCGCCCCAATTTTAGGCAGGGGTTTTATATTGATTTGGATGCGCTCAGATGAAGTTGGAGAAGATAGTTCATAATGAGTAATACAATTGAAGTTAATAAAGGAGGATGGAAATTGAGCTCCCATGTAATTAAAACAACAGAGGAATTGGTACTTCCAATTGTAGAAGAAAAAAACCTTGAACTCGTCGATATCGAATATGTGAAAGAGGGTAAAAATTGGTTCCTTCGTGTGTACATCGATAAAGCTGGCGGTATTGATATTGCTGAATGCGGAGAAGTTTCTGAACA
This region of Oceanobacillus sp. FSL K6-2867 genomic DNA includes:
- a CDS encoding PolC-type DNA polymerase III produces the protein MDISKKEKMSLLLKQLQLSDDYIVNYFQDSYLDKLEVYKKTKTWHFYICVARILPIEVYQIFTVKLRESFQQIAKVELTLITNEQACDSNTITGYWKHFVTSMTQISPAYKELVQTQTPEVNNNKIMLTARNDAEATALKRKLEPEFKTFCSRIGSLSYSLDVQVKADAMDMQKFREQKALEDQQLVQKTVQEKVKRDKQKDTEDNGPFMIGYNIKDEAITMEQILEEERRITVQGYIFSAEVRELRSGRSLLIIKATDYTDSLQIKMFSKNDEDAAKFAAVKKGMWVKARGSIQTDMYTNELAMMANDIHEIKVDERMDSAPADEKRVELHAHTTMSQMDSVISAEALVTQAAKWGHRAVAITDHAGVQGFPEAHAAGKKNNIKVLYGVEVNLVDDGVPIAYNDSDRDLENDTFVVFDVETTGLSAVYDTIIELAAVKIHRGEIVDRFEAFANPHHPLSQTTIELTGITDDMVKDAPEVEDVLMNFHAWMGEDILVAHNASFDMGFLNQGLKRINYEKAANPVMDTLELARFLLPELKNHRLNTLCKHLDIELTQHHRAIYDAEATGYLLWKLVQKLLEKDIRNHNQLNNHMGEGNAYQRSRPFHATLLAKTQEGLKNLYKLVSYAHINYFYRVPRIPRSLLQKFRKGLIVGTACDKGEVFETMMQKSTEEAEEVAEFYDYIEVQPPANYAHLVEKDLVQNESQIIDIIKKLVDLGKRMDKPVVATGNVHYRDDHDKLYRQILIASQAGNPLNRQTLPDTPFRTTNDMLDCFKFLGEEVAREIVITNTNALADELEDISPVKDGLYTPTIEGAEQEMRDLCYTRAKKIYGDPVPQIVIDRLEKELESIIGNGFAVIYLISHKLVKKSLDDGYLVGSRGSVGSSFVATMTEITEVNPLPPHYVCGGCHYHEFITDGSVASGFDLPDKNCPQCDAALKKDGQDIPFETFLGFKGDKVPDIDLNFSGAYQPRAHNYTKELFGVDYVYRAGTIGTIAEKTAYGYVKGYASDKQLVYKNAEVDRLVQGCTGVKRTTGQHPGGIIVVPEDKEIFDFTPIQFPADDRNSEWRTTHFDFHSIHDNLLKLDILGHDDPTVIRMLQDLSGIDPMTIPTDDDEVMKIFSGTETLGVTPEQINCKTGTLGVPEFGTKFVRQMLEDTKPSTFAELLIISGLSHGTDVWLGNAQDLINDGICELPDVIGCRDDIMVYLMHKGLEPSLAFNIMEFVRKGKGLKDEWITEMKKHGVPDWYIESCKKIKYMFPKAHAAAYVLMAVRIAYFKVHHPILFYAAYFTVRADDFELDTMIKGSQAIRDRIDTIVAKGNDAAPKEKSLLTVLEISLEMCERGFSFQKVGLYKSSATDFIVDGNSLLPPFNAVDGLGTNAALNIVKAREEGEFLSKEDLRERSKISKTVLEYLDNHGCLEGMEEKNQLSLF